Proteins encoded together in one Bacteroides zoogleoformans window:
- a CDS encoding prephenate dehydratase, translating to MKKVAIQGASGSFHDIAAHKYFEGEEIELICCASFEDVFASVKQDSNVIGMLAIENTIAGSLLHNNELLRQSGTQIVGEHKLRISHSFVCLPEEDWKDITEVNSHPIALMQCREFLNGHPDIKVVEAEDTALSAEIIKEKNLKGHAAICSKVAAERYGMKILQEGIETNKHNFTRFLVVADTWQADEQNRHRKKEVNKASMVFTLPHTEGSLSQVLSILSFYNINLTKIQSLPIIGREWEYQFYVDVVFDNLLRYKQSIAAITPLTKELKILGEYEDGKSSL from the coding sequence ATGAAAAAAGTCGCCATTCAAGGAGCTTCAGGCTCTTTTCACGACATTGCCGCTCACAAGTACTTCGAAGGAGAAGAAATAGAGTTAATCTGCTGTGCCAGCTTCGAGGATGTTTTTGCCTCCGTCAAGCAAGACAGCAACGTCATCGGCATGCTGGCCATAGAAAATACCATCGCAGGAAGTTTGCTGCACAACAACGAACTGTTGCGCCAAAGCGGCACGCAAATCGTGGGAGAACACAAGCTGCGCATTTCGCACAGCTTCGTATGCCTGCCCGAAGAAGACTGGAAGGACATTACGGAAGTCAACTCCCACCCCATTGCCTTGATGCAGTGCCGCGAATTTCTGAACGGACATCCCGACATCAAAGTGGTGGAGGCCGAAGACACCGCGCTGAGCGCTGAAATCATCAAGGAAAAGAACCTGAAAGGCCATGCCGCCATCTGCTCCAAAGTAGCCGCCGAACGCTACGGAATGAAAATTCTGCAAGAAGGCATCGAGACGAACAAGCACAACTTTACCCGCTTCTTAGTGGTGGCAGATACTTGGCAGGCCGACGAACAGAACCGCCACCGCAAGAAGGAAGTCAACAAAGCGAGCATGGTATTCACTTTGCCGCACACCGAAGGGAGCCTCTCGCAGGTATTGTCCATCCTTTCTTTCTACAACATCAATCTGACCAAGATACAGTCTCTGCCCATCATCGGGCGGGAATGGGAATATCAATTCTATGTAGACGTCGTGTTCGACAACCTGCTCAGATACAAACAGTCCATTGCGGCGATTACCCCCCTGACCAAAGAACTCAAAATATTAGGAGAATATGAAGATGGAAAATCAAGCCTCTAA
- a CDS encoding tetratricopeptide repeat protein yields the protein MRFFKSFFSGKTESPADEKEKNDRKNFEIFKYDGMRAQRMGRADYAVRCFTEALAIHEDFETMGYLAQVYIQTSALDDARKLLEQMVKIEPEHTATYLSLANVCYMTEDYTAMAEAAKKAIEIEEGNAMAHYLLGKADDSQGNGIMCIAHLTKAIMLKEDFMEARLLRAEALVRMRQYKEAMEDIEAILAQDSEDEAALLLRGKIKEATQDEEAAEEDYRLVTELNPFNEQAFLYLGQLYINRKQLTEAIELFTEAIELNPDFSTAYHERGRAKLLNGDKEGATEDMKRGMELNPKEAKSITGQYDGQPAGRQTDILGL from the coding sequence ATGAGATTCTTTAAATCTTTTTTCTCCGGCAAAACTGAAAGCCCGGCAGATGAGAAAGAAAAAAACGACCGAAAGAACTTTGAAATATTCAAATACGATGGCATGCGGGCACAACGCATGGGGCGTGCAGACTATGCCGTGAGATGCTTCACGGAAGCCCTTGCCATCCACGAGGACTTCGAGACAATGGGCTATTTGGCACAAGTATATATTCAGACTTCCGCACTTGACGACGCACGCAAACTGCTGGAACAGATGGTTAAAATAGAACCCGAACACACCGCCACTTACCTCAGTCTGGCCAATGTGTGCTATATGACCGAAGACTATACTGCCATGGCTGAGGCGGCAAAAAAAGCCATCGAAATAGAAGAAGGCAATGCCATGGCCCATTACCTGCTCGGCAAAGCCGACGATAGCCAAGGAAACGGAATAATGTGTATAGCCCACCTCACCAAAGCCATCATGTTGAAAGAGGACTTCATGGAAGCACGCCTGCTGCGTGCCGAAGCATTAGTCAGGATGCGGCAATACAAAGAAGCAATGGAAGATATTGAAGCCATTTTGGCACAAGATTCCGAAGACGAAGCCGCTCTGCTGCTACGCGGGAAAATCAAAGAAGCTACCCAAGACGAAGAGGCGGCAGAAGAAGATTATCGCCTCGTGACTGAGCTGAATCCATTCAACGAACAAGCATTCCTATATTTAGGTCAGCTTTATATCAACCGCAAACAACTGACAGAGGCCATCGAACTCTTCACCGAAGCCATTGAGTTAAATCCGGATTTCTCAACAGCCTATCACGAACGAGGACGTGCCAAACTTCTGAACGGAGACAAGGAAGGCGCTACGGAAGATATGAAGAGAGGAATGGAACTGAACCCCAAAGAGGCAAAGAGCATCACCGGACAATATGACGGACAACCAGCCGGCAGACAGACGGACATTTTGGGGTTATAG
- a CDS encoding FadR/GntR family transcriptional regulator translates to MEYLKINNQATTLVDQVEDKLVTYFRERDLRIGDAIPNELELAAALGVARSVLREALSRLKMMGMIETRTRKGMILREPSILGGMKRVVDPRIMSENSLFDILGFRIALEIGICSDLFRHITPKDVEELEEIVRLGIAFDNNEYAPISEFTFHSKLYEITGNRIICEYQEIIHPVMVFVKDKFKEFLEPINIRIRQEGGLVTHTDLLEYIKAKDEDGYRAALERHFVVYKIFMEERTKKG, encoded by the coding sequence ATGGAATATTTGAAAATTAATAATCAGGCTACCACTTTGGTGGATCAGGTAGAAGATAAATTAGTTACCTATTTTCGCGAACGAGATTTGCGCATAGGCGATGCCATTCCTAATGAGTTGGAATTGGCTGCTGCCCTTGGGGTAGCTCGCAGCGTCCTTAGAGAGGCGTTAAGTCGCCTGAAAATGATGGGTATGATAGAGACTCGTACCCGTAAGGGGATGATTCTGAGAGAACCGTCTATTCTTGGAGGAATGAAGCGGGTAGTCGACCCGCGGATCATGTCTGAAAATTCACTGTTTGACATTCTTGGCTTTAGAATAGCCTTAGAAATAGGGATATGTAGCGATTTGTTTCGTCATATCACTCCCAAAGATGTAGAGGAGCTGGAAGAGATAGTAAGGTTAGGCATTGCTTTTGACAATAACGAGTATGCCCCAATCAGTGAATTTACTTTTCACTCAAAGCTATATGAGATAACCGGAAACCGGATAATTTGTGAGTATCAGGAAATAATCCATCCTGTGATGGTTTTTGTAAAAGATAAGTTTAAGGAATTTCTTGAACCTATCAATATAAGAATCAGACAAGAGGGAGGTTTGGTGACTCACACCGATTTGCTTGAATATATAAAAGCAAAGGATGAAGATGGATATCGGGCTGCTTTGGAGCGTCATTTTGTCGTCTATAAGATATTTATGGAAGAACGGACGAAGAAAGGATAG
- a CDS encoding dihydrodipicolinate synthase family protein, translating into MKNYQRLHGLVAASFTPMDETGAINLSVIDKYADLMANSGMEGVFVCGTTGESLSMTVEERKQTMAQWVQSSGGRFKVIAHVGSNSQVEAIDLARYAQEVGVDAIGAMAPCFFKPENVKNLVDFFTPIAHAAADLPFYYYNMPSMTGVNLSVAEFLTEGKKVMPNLVGTKFTHNNLMEMGECLALNGGEFEVLHGYDEILIAGLAFGAEAGVGSTYNYLPAVYHAIFEAMKKGDLQKARELQQKSIEVVEIIIKYGGGVRGGKAIMNLIGIDCGNCRLPIAPFTEQEYKALKEDLKKIGFLK; encoded by the coding sequence ATGAAAAATTATCAACGTTTGCATGGGTTGGTGGCAGCCTCTTTTACTCCGATGGATGAAACAGGTGCGATTAACCTTTCGGTAATTGACAAGTATGCTGACTTAATGGCAAATTCCGGGATGGAGGGTGTTTTTGTCTGCGGCACAACAGGCGAATCTCTTTCGATGACAGTTGAAGAACGTAAACAAACGATGGCGCAGTGGGTTCAGTCTTCCGGAGGACGTTTTAAGGTCATTGCTCATGTAGGAAGCAACTCGCAGGTCGAAGCGATTGACCTTGCCCGTTATGCCCAAGAAGTCGGCGTAGATGCTATTGGGGCTATGGCTCCCTGTTTTTTCAAGCCGGAGAATGTAAAAAACTTGGTGGATTTCTTTACACCCATAGCTCATGCGGCTGCGGATCTACCTTTCTACTATTATAACATGCCGTCGATGACAGGTGTGAATTTGTCGGTTGCCGAGTTCTTGACCGAGGGAAAGAAAGTGATGCCCAACTTGGTAGGAACCAAGTTTACGCACAACAATTTAATGGAGATGGGAGAATGCCTGGCGCTAAACGGCGGCGAATTTGAAGTGCTCCATGGTTATGATGAAATTCTAATCGCGGGCCTGGCTTTTGGCGCTGAAGCCGGCGTAGGCAGTACTTACAATTATCTTCCGGCTGTTTATCACGCCATCTTTGAGGCTATGAAGAAAGGCGACTTGCAGAAGGCCCGTGAGTTGCAACAGAAATCAATAGAAGTGGTAGAGATTATCATCAAATACGGTGGTGGCGTGCGCGGAGGAAAGGCTATCATGAACTTGATAGGCATTGATTGTGGTAATTGCAGACTGCCCATCGCTCCGTTTACGGAACAAGAATATAAAGCCTTGAAAGAAGATTTGAAGAAAATAGGATTCCTTAAATAA
- a CDS encoding SusC/RagA family TonB-linked outer membrane protein has protein sequence MRNFVGLKFLFAVFLMFTGLLGPVYAQQQGELEIRGIVKDEMGEPVIGASIAVKNTVIGTTSDVEGKFALKVPKKSVLQISFIGMKTQEIRMTNNTFYDVVLQGESVALDEVVAIGYGTQSKATVTSGVVSVKRGELLSSVSASPLNNLQGKVAGLDIRQTTGQPGAQPVVLIRGGSTNPSGDTPLFVIDGVLRENMSGINQEDIESMEVLKDAASAAIYGAKAANGIILITTKQGESKGGKATISASYRLGIEQIRQNYPFTNARDYLYYSRLAGARGINDSNVTGRLEGGAYPYSTGNINYKNGTLVGYGYARFTPEYVDDLVRNMGQGYVDDLLNKQGYETMKDPYSGKDILFKDNKYQKDILFQTGITHNFDVSASGGTDKASYYISLGYINAEGMVLGTGYDRFSFTANGNYSLRKNLKVTAGIKHSTISNKQTDPTHSGTSTLDRSARYPTTFRLYYDDGTPGIGESGRSPRSRLHELYYQDITDMDYRNTLQLGLDWEISKGLHFKPSASYYMQENIYRFFEKWNQFNKSRKTWETHDQRKQVMADAVLTYDKVIKKDHTLNAMIGMNYTENNNYFLRGSGSGASTDHIPTLQPTQTSEQRTTSSLEKNTLMGFFARFNYDYKRRYLLTVSARYDGASQFADDHKYAFFPAVSGGWNMHYEDWFPKTVINRMKLRASWGQTGNNNLTYSNTQGEYASYLYGGKSGILNSVLANPGLVWETTSNVDLGFDAGFFDNRFELSLTGYNKLTTDRLYDKSLPEETGFSTIKANLGTVQNKGVEITVTARPLSPTSRIGWDITGTFSMNRTYMKKLPNNGRDKNRVEGGTVWDSSTGRYIEAGGLAEGERIGARWGYKFLGVYDTDEAAANAPTDTKVSGYKQGKKKVAGDAIWADLDGNGVIDDKDITFIGWAAPDKKGALINNLTYKNFSLRFVVDFALGHSIANIWRVRANANARNAIITTEDVKNGNIWWKPGDAATCKYPRYDNASDWDNGYRNHMRTIAYLGMNSNGNADNTAYYSKGDYLCFREVSLGYELPRTLCAKLGLRGVTLNAGVNNIGYITSYDGLSPEQYDGQETGEYFIPIQINVGARLTF, from the coding sequence ATGAGAAATTTTGTTGGATTAAAGTTTCTATTCGCTGTATTTTTGATGTTTACCGGACTTTTAGGTCCAGTGTATGCACAGCAGCAAGGAGAATTGGAAATCAGAGGTATCGTGAAAGACGAGATGGGAGAACCCGTCATCGGTGCTTCCATTGCAGTGAAAAACACAGTGATTGGCACCACATCCGATGTAGAGGGTAAGTTTGCCCTGAAGGTTCCTAAAAAATCTGTACTACAGATTTCGTTCATTGGCATGAAGACGCAGGAAATCAGAATGACCAACAACACATTCTATGATGTGGTCTTGCAAGGTGAGTCTGTTGCCCTGGATGAAGTAGTTGCTATTGGCTATGGCACGCAGTCGAAAGCAACCGTAACTTCGGGTGTCGTCTCTGTCAAGAGAGGAGAATTGCTCTCTTCTGTTTCAGCCTCTCCTTTGAATAATTTGCAAGGAAAGGTGGCAGGTTTGGATATTCGGCAGACCACCGGTCAGCCGGGCGCACAACCGGTTGTCCTTATTCGCGGAGGTTCCACCAATCCGTCCGGCGATACTCCTTTGTTTGTGATAGATGGAGTTCTTCGCGAAAATATGAGCGGGATAAATCAAGAGGATATCGAATCGATGGAGGTGTTGAAAGATGCGGCTTCGGCAGCCATATATGGTGCAAAAGCTGCGAATGGCATCATCTTGATTACCACGAAGCAAGGAGAATCTAAGGGGGGAAAGGCTACTATTTCTGCTTCTTACCGTTTAGGCATAGAGCAAATCCGCCAGAACTATCCGTTCACCAATGCACGCGATTATTTGTATTATTCACGCCTGGCTGGTGCGCGCGGCATCAACGATTCCAATGTGACCGGTCGGTTGGAGGGAGGCGCTTACCCTTATTCAACGGGTAATATCAATTATAAAAACGGAACTTTGGTCGGCTATGGATATGCTCGCTTTACACCAGAGTATGTAGACGATCTGGTTAGAAATATGGGACAAGGATATGTGGATGATTTGTTGAACAAACAAGGTTATGAGACCATGAAAGACCCGTATTCCGGTAAAGACATCTTGTTTAAGGATAATAAGTATCAGAAAGATATTCTGTTTCAGACCGGCATTACCCATAATTTTGACGTCAGCGCTTCCGGTGGAACGGACAAAGCAAGCTATTACATCAGTTTAGGTTATATCAATGCAGAGGGTATGGTGCTCGGTACAGGCTATGACCGTTTCAGCTTCACTGCAAACGGAAACTATAGCCTTCGTAAAAACTTGAAAGTGACTGCCGGCATCAAACATTCTACCATTTCAAATAAGCAAACAGACCCTACTCACTCCGGAACAAGTACTCTTGACCGTTCTGCCCGTTATCCTACTACTTTCCGTCTTTATTATGACGATGGAACTCCGGGTATCGGCGAATCGGGAAGATCACCGCGAAGTCGTTTGCACGAGCTGTATTATCAGGATATAACTGATATGGACTATCGCAATACCCTACAGTTGGGATTGGACTGGGAAATTAGTAAAGGGCTTCACTTCAAGCCGTCTGCGTCCTACTATATGCAAGAAAACATTTACCGCTTCTTTGAAAAGTGGAACCAGTTTAATAAAAGCCGCAAGACGTGGGAAACGCACGACCAGCGCAAACAAGTGATGGCGGATGCTGTGCTTACGTACGATAAGGTAATCAAAAAGGATCATACATTGAATGCGATGATTGGTATGAACTATACGGAGAACAATAATTACTTCCTGAGAGGTTCGGGCTCCGGAGCTTCTACCGATCATATACCTACCCTCCAGCCGACACAGACGAGCGAACAACGTACTACGTCTTCGCTGGAGAAAAACACTTTGATGGGTTTCTTTGCCCGCTTTAACTATGATTACAAACGCCGTTATCTGCTGACTGTCTCTGCACGCTACGACGGTGCCTCGCAATTTGCCGACGACCATAAATACGCATTCTTCCCGGCTGTTTCGGGTGGTTGGAATATGCATTACGAGGATTGGTTCCCTAAAACCGTCATAAACAGGATGAAGCTAAGGGCAAGTTGGGGACAAACCGGCAATAACAATCTGACTTATTCCAATACACAAGGTGAATATGCCTCGTATCTGTATGGAGGCAAGTCCGGCATCTTGAATTCCGTATTGGCAAATCCGGGCTTGGTTTGGGAAACTACTTCCAATGTCGACCTGGGCTTCGATGCAGGCTTTTTCGATAATCGTTTCGAGTTATCCTTGACGGGCTATAACAAGCTGACTACCGATCGTTTGTATGATAAGTCGCTTCCTGAAGAGACTGGATTCAGCACCATAAAGGCCAACTTGGGTACGGTGCAGAATAAGGGTGTGGAAATTACTGTGACGGCTCGCCCGCTGTCGCCGACTTCCCGCATAGGTTGGGACATCACAGGAACTTTCAGTATGAACCGGACTTACATGAAGAAACTGCCGAACAACGGTCGAGACAAAAACCGCGTGGAAGGCGGCACAGTCTGGGACAGCAGTACCGGCCGATACATTGAAGCCGGCGGATTGGCAGAAGGTGAACGCATCGGCGCTCGCTGGGGATATAAGTTCCTGGGAGTGTACGATACGGACGAAGCGGCAGCCAATGCACCGACAGATACAAAGGTGTCCGGTTACAAACAAGGAAAGAAGAAAGTGGCCGGAGACGCTATCTGGGCAGATTTGGATGGAAACGGAGTCATCGATGACAAGGATATCACCTTCATCGGTTGGGCGGCTCCAGATAAAAAGGGAGCTTTGATAAACAACCTTACTTATAAGAATTTCTCTTTGCGTTTTGTCGTAGACTTCGCTTTGGGACATTCCATTGCCAATATCTGGAGAGTCCGTGCCAATGCGAATGCGCGTAATGCCATCATTACGACCGAAGACGTGAAGAACGGAAATATCTGGTGGAAGCCGGGCGATGCGGCTACATGCAAATATCCCCGTTACGACAATGCTTCCGATTGGGATAACGGCTATCGCAACCACATGCGTACCATTGCCTACTTGGGCATGAACAGCAACGGCAATGCGGATAATACCGCCTATTATTCGAAAGGCGACTATCTCTGTTTCCGTGAGGTCTCTTTGGGATATGAATTGCCGCGCACCCTTTGTGCCAAGTTGGGACTGAGAGGCGTCACGCTCAATGCCGGTGTGAACAATATAGGCTACATTACCTCGTACGACGGACTTAGTCCCGAGCAATACGATGGCCAGGAAACGGGTGAATACTTCATCCCGATTCAGATAAATGTCGGTGCAAGATTAACTTTTTAA
- a CDS encoding RagB/SusD family nutrient uptake outer membrane protein produces the protein MRKIHIIMGIALCTLLYSCDALDVKPVSIITTESFWKNSGDAEAYLTGIYNAYRKLNNTSYYGEDRGDAFKAGEIGPVTVAWSQNLLESNAPSFMGAYNIIHHTNLLFSRIEGLKFTNEASKNRIKAQSYFLQAATYFHLLRNWGDVPLITEPVLSDKVELKARSPKNAVMAFILDDIEKAITLFPEDGYVDKNYASRPAAYALKADALMWKAKVLGGGKADLEAAIAAIDRVASSGVELLPDYASVFDNANKKNKEIIFSLYFERYEVGNLSIATNTTSRTDNLSMAANLENAATSPNNSRHVYAPSDKVRAIYLKNPADKRYPVAMIDMVDKDGKLILTQTNKFRGHAYTDDRFFDDDLIVYRWADLLLLRAEANAALGNVDAALKDLNEVRGRAGLADYDGAKNKVAVEKELCDERLRELFIEQKRWYDLLRFHFGGTIDIYNEVPNLQGKANYPLYLPINYNNMVLNEKLVQTEGYESAVR, from the coding sequence ATGAGAAAGATACATATAATCATGGGAATAGCGCTCTGTACCCTGTTGTACAGTTGCGATGCGTTGGATGTGAAACCGGTTTCTATCATTACTACCGAATCGTTCTGGAAAAACTCCGGTGACGCGGAGGCTTATCTTACGGGTATTTACAACGCGTACAGGAAATTGAACAATACCTCCTATTACGGCGAGGACCGAGGCGATGCTTTCAAGGCCGGAGAGATTGGCCCCGTTACAGTGGCTTGGTCGCAGAACTTGCTCGAGAGCAATGCCCCTTCGTTCATGGGTGCTTATAACATCATTCATCACACCAATCTGCTCTTTAGCAGGATAGAGGGACTGAAGTTTACGAACGAAGCGTCTAAGAACCGCATCAAGGCGCAAAGCTATTTTCTGCAGGCTGCCACTTACTTCCATCTGCTCAGGAATTGGGGCGATGTGCCGCTGATCACCGAACCGGTATTGTCCGATAAAGTGGAGTTAAAGGCGCGTTCGCCCAAGAACGCCGTGATGGCATTCATTCTGGACGATATCGAAAAGGCCATCACCTTATTCCCCGAAGACGGATATGTGGATAAGAACTATGCATCCCGCCCGGCCGCCTACGCTTTGAAGGCAGATGCCCTGATGTGGAAAGCGAAAGTCTTGGGCGGAGGAAAAGCCGACTTGGAGGCTGCCATTGCGGCCATCGACCGGGTGGCAAGCAGCGGTGTGGAGCTGCTTCCGGACTATGCCTCGGTGTTCGACAATGCGAACAAGAAGAATAAAGAGATTATCTTCTCCTTGTATTTCGAACGCTATGAAGTGGGCAACCTTTCCATTGCTACCAATACGACGTCCAGAACAGACAACCTCTCGATGGCCGCGAATTTGGAGAATGCCGCAACCTCCCCCAACAATAGCCGCCATGTGTATGCCCCGAGCGATAAGGTCCGGGCGATATATCTTAAGAATCCCGCCGACAAGCGCTATCCGGTGGCCATGATTGATATGGTGGACAAAGACGGTAAGCTGATACTGACACAAACCAATAAGTTCCGCGGGCATGCGTATACTGACGACCGCTTTTTCGACGACGACCTGATTGTCTACCGTTGGGCTGATTTGCTGCTGTTGCGTGCCGAGGCCAATGCCGCCTTGGGCAATGTAGACGCCGCACTGAAAGACCTGAACGAAGTGCGCGGGCGTGCCGGACTGGCCGACTACGACGGCGCAAAGAATAAGGTTGCCGTGGAAAAGGAACTTTGCGACGAGCGTCTGCGCGAATTGTTCATCGAGCAGAAAAGGTGGTACGACCTGCTGCGCTTCCACTTCGGCGGCACCATCGATATTTATAATGAGGTCCCCAACCTTCAGGGCAAAGCGAATTACCCTCTTTACCTGCCTATCAATTACAACAACATGGTTTTGAACGAGAAGCTGGTTCAGACAGAAGGATACGAAAGTGCCGTCCGATGA
- a CDS encoding sialidase family protein, with protein MRSILILFLVSCFLPGASLRAGQVDVVVSQSVLPVLTKREVNPVLRLELIKKCAEECALKEIGLSFKGTTLLNDIEHVCLYRTNGNVLSTDWQRCAGPVLPAMKLSLGASLRLTADTTVLWVTVRLKDKVDLSHRIKADCRWVTTTCGRASVTHARPIVGLRVGVAVRRRGEDGVHTSRIPGLVTSRRGTLLGVFDARYDSSRDLQGNIDIALSRSLDGGATWLPMQVVLDRKQWGNLPEKYNGVSDACILVDEKRGTLYVAGLWMHGVLDAKSGKWVEGLTQDSARWIHQWVAKGSQPGLGVKETCQFLITESTDDGRTWSTPVNITAQTKRPEWWLFAPAPGHGITLKDGTLVFPTQGRDKDGVPFSNITYSKDGGKTWVASNPAYHNTTECMAVQLQDGSIMLNMRDNRNRGHKDVNGRRICVTSDLGKTWTEHPTSRKALIEPTCMASIHRHTYRQNGVEKSILLFCNPESYDSRGHMTLKVSYDDGRSWPARKKILLDEDEGFGYSCITSVDESTIGVLYESSQAQLVFQQIALDELIRKDNDY; from the coding sequence ATGCGTTCTATTTTGATCTTGTTTTTAGTCTCTTGCTTTTTGCCCGGTGCCTCGTTGCGTGCGGGGCAGGTGGATGTCGTCGTCAGCCAGTCGGTCTTGCCTGTGTTGACGAAGCGAGAGGTCAATCCTGTCTTGCGGTTGGAGCTGATTAAAAAATGTGCGGAAGAGTGCGCGCTGAAAGAAATCGGTCTATCCTTCAAAGGAACAACCTTGTTGAATGACATCGAACATGTCTGTCTGTATCGGACAAATGGAAATGTGCTGTCTACGGACTGGCAGCGGTGCGCCGGTCCCGTCTTGCCCGCCATGAAGCTGTCGCTCGGTGCTTCGCTGCGTTTGACTGCCGACACCACCGTGCTTTGGGTGACCGTCAGGCTGAAAGACAAGGTCGATTTAAGCCATCGCATAAAGGCCGATTGCAGGTGGGTGACAACTACGTGCGGACGCGCCTCTGTGACACATGCCCGTCCGATAGTGGGACTGCGTGTCGGAGTGGCCGTGCGCCGGAGGGGAGAGGACGGGGTGCATACTTCGCGCATCCCCGGCCTTGTCACTTCACGCAGAGGGACGCTGCTGGGCGTGTTCGATGCACGCTACGACAGCTCGCGCGACTTGCAGGGAAACATCGATATCGCGTTAAGTCGCAGCCTCGACGGTGGCGCCACATGGCTTCCCATGCAGGTGGTGCTCGACCGGAAGCAATGGGGAAACTTGCCCGAGAAATACAACGGGGTAAGCGACGCTTGCATCTTGGTGGATGAGAAGCGGGGCACTCTTTATGTGGCGGGGCTTTGGATGCACGGTGTGCTGGACGCCAAGTCGGGCAAGTGGGTGGAAGGACTGACGCAGGACAGCGCCCGATGGATACACCAATGGGTAGCCAAAGGTTCTCAGCCGGGATTGGGAGTGAAAGAAACCTGCCAGTTCTTGATCACCGAAAGTACGGACGACGGACGCACTTGGAGCACTCCGGTCAACATCACGGCGCAAACCAAGCGTCCGGAGTGGTGGTTGTTTGCACCTGCACCGGGGCATGGCATCACGTTGAAGGACGGCACGTTGGTCTTTCCCACGCAGGGGCGTGACAAAGACGGCGTGCCTTTCTCCAACATCACGTACAGCAAAGACGGCGGAAAAACATGGGTAGCCAGTAACCCCGCCTACCACAACACGACGGAATGTATGGCCGTCCAACTTCAGGATGGCAGCATCATGCTCAATATGCGCGACAATCGCAATCGTGGCCATAAAGATGTCAACGGGCGGCGCATTTGCGTCACTTCTGATTTGGGAAAGACGTGGACGGAACATCCCACCTCGCGTAAAGCCTTGATAGAGCCGACTTGCATGGCAAGCATTCATCGGCATACGTATAGGCAAAACGGTGTAGAGAAATCTATTTTGTTGTTTTGTAATCCCGAGTCGTACGACAGTCGTGGCCATATGACATTGAAAGTCAGTTATGACGATGGCCGAAGCTGGCCCGCCCGGAAGAAAATCCTGCTCGATGAAGACGAGGGTTTCGGTTACTCCTGCATCACTTCGGTGGACGAGTCTACCATTGGCGTCTTATATGAAAGTAGTCAGGCGCAACTTGTTTTCCAGCAAATTGCATTGGATGAACTGATAAGGAAAGATAATGATTATTGA